Within Halostella limicola, the genomic segment CGGGATGGTCGTCACGCTCGCCGTCCTCGGGATCGTGTTCTACCTGCCCGGGTTCGGCAGCGTGCTCGGGATCGTCGCGACGGTCAGCCTGATGTCGTTCGTGGCGTTTTTCGCCATCGGGCTGGGTCCGGTCTTCTGGCTGCTCATCTCCGAGATCTACCCGCTCGCCGTCCGCGGCTCCGCGATGGGCGCCGTCACGGTCGCGAACTGGGGCGCGAACCTCCTCGTCTCCCTCACCTTCCCCGTCCTGACGGCCCGGCTCGGGACACCGTCGACGTTCTGGCTGTTCGGGCTGTGTAGCCTCGTCGGGCTCGCGTTCGTCTACCGGCTCGTCCCCGAAACGAAAGGGCGGTCGCTCGAAGCCATCGAGAACGACCTGCGGGAGAACGTGTCGCTGACCGACTGACGACCGGCGGCGTCGCCCTTTCCTCGTGTCTTACCGTCGCTGATCCCCTGCGCCGACCTACGCCGCCTCCACTGTCTCCACCAGTTCGTCGTACGGGGGCTCGTTCGTCGGGTCGTCGGCGACCCAGGAGTACGCGACCGTCCCCTCGTCGTCGAGGACGTACACGGCGCGGTTCGCGATCCCGAACAGGCCGAGGTCTGGGATGTCTGTCTCGAGGTCGTACTCCCGGATCGCCTCGCCGCTCATGTCGCTGACGAGATCGAACTCGATACCGTGCTCCTCGCGGAACGCCCCCTGCGAGAACGGCGAATCGGCGCTCACGCCGAACACGGTCGCGCCGGCGCCCTCGAAGTCGTCGATGCGCTCCTGCATGGCGACCATCTCGTTCGTACACGGCGGCGTGAACGCCCCCGGGAAGAACGCGAGGACGACCGGTCCGTCGCCGATGTGGTCGCCGAGGTCGAAATCCTCGTGGTCGCTCGTCCCCTTCGTCGCCGAGAACACTGGTGCGGAATCTCCGGTGGACAGCATCGTCCTTCGTTAGGGGCCGATACTAGTTAAAACCAAACGCGAACGCCGGAGCGACAACGCGTCACCCGCTCGCCGATAGCCGGTGAGCGAGTGACGGTCGGGATCCCTACCTCCCGCCGTACCGTGCGGATGAAGGCGTTCGCCAAAGGGCCTATTCGGGACTCCCGCCAAGGTCGGACCGATGACGCTCGATCTCCGCGACCGGCCGCGAGCGGACCGCAGCGAACAGGTGTTCGATCTGCTTGACGACGTCGACGGCGGCGACTCGGTGGACATCGTCGGTCCTCGGCGGACGGAGCTGTATCTGCAGTGGTACCAGATCAAACGCGGCCGCCAGTTAGACTGGCGGACGACCAGGGCGGACGACGCGCTGGAGGTCAGCGTCACGAAAGCGGAACCGTTCGGCGACGGGGAGCGAAGCGAGTTCGACGTCCGCGAGATGCCGCCCCAGCGCCGCCACGAGGTCCTCCTAGACACGTTCGACGCCCTCGACCCGGAGGAGGGGTTCGTCCTGGTGAACGACCACGACCCCAAACCGCTGTATCACGAGCTGCGGTCGACCCGCGGCGACGTGATCGACTGGGAGTACCTGAGCGAGGGCTCCAACGAGTGGCGGGTAGAGATCGTCAAGACCGGGGCGTCGGACCCGGCTGACGACGGAGTCGTCACGAAGTTCGACGTCCGCGAGATCCCGAAGCCTGAGCGCCACCCGACGATCCACCACCGGTACGGGATGATCCCGGACGGAGGGACGATGGAGATCGTCGCGCCGCACGAACCGCGCCCCCTGTACGGCGAGTTCCGGGAACGGTACGGCGAGTCGTTCTCGTGGGACGTGATCGAGGACGAGCCCGGCCGCTGTCGCGTGCAGATCACCAAAGCGGAGGACGCCGAGACGGGGAGCGGAGACGACTCGGCGGCGGCACAGTCGCTGGAGGTGACGGCGGAGATAGACGTCCGCGATCTCCCGCCCGCTCGACGCCACGAGAAGATATTCGAGGAGTACGAGGGGCTCCGGTCGGGCGAGGCGTTCGTCCTCGTGAACGACCACGACCCGAAGCCGCTCTACCACCAGTTCGAGGCCGAGGCCGGGGACGAGTTCAGGTGGGAGTACCG encodes:
- a CDS encoding redoxin domain-containing protein, with amino-acid sequence MLSTGDSAPVFSATKGTSDHEDFDLGDHIGDGPVVLAFFPGAFTPPCTNEMVAMQERIDDFEGAGATVFGVSADSPFSQGAFREEHGIEFDLVSDMSGEAIREYDLETDIPDLGLFGIANRAVYVLDDEGTVAYSWVADDPTNEPPYDELVETVEAA
- a CDS encoding DUF2249 domain-containing protein: MTLDLRDRPRADRSEQVFDLLDDVDGGDSVDIVGPRRTELYLQWYQIKRGRQLDWRTTRADDALEVSVTKAEPFGDGERSEFDVREMPPQRRHEVLLDTFDALDPEEGFVLVNDHDPKPLYHELRSTRGDVIDWEYLSEGSNEWRVEIVKTGASDPADDGVVTKFDVREIPKPERHPTIHHRYGMIPDGGTMEIVAPHEPRPLYGEFRERYGESFSWDVIEDEPGRCRVQITKAEDAETGSGDDSAAAQSLEVTAEIDVRDLPPARRHEKIFEEYEGLRSGEAFVLVNDHDPKPLYHQFEAEAGDEFRWEYRLKDPGKFRVLIGKADASGTETTTNETPNAPF